From one Streptomyces chromofuscus genomic stretch:
- a CDS encoding PTS-dependent dihydroxyacetone kinase phosphotransferase subunit DhaM: protein MSDEKLVGIVLVSHSAQVAASVAELAKGLAGGATAVPVAPAGGTEGGGLGTSAELIAAAAASVDRGAGVAVLTDLGSAVLTVKALLAEGDELPPHSRLVDCPFVEGAVAAVVTAATGADLDAVAAAAAEAYSYRKV from the coding sequence GTGAGTGACGAGAAGCTGGTCGGGATCGTGCTGGTGTCGCACAGCGCGCAGGTGGCCGCGTCCGTGGCCGAGCTGGCGAAAGGGCTCGCGGGCGGCGCCACGGCGGTGCCCGTCGCGCCGGCGGGCGGCACCGAGGGCGGCGGACTGGGGACGAGCGCGGAGCTGATCGCCGCGGCGGCGGCGTCCGTGGACCGCGGCGCGGGGGTCGCCGTCCTCACCGACCTCGGCAGCGCCGTCCTCACCGTGAAGGCGCTGCTGGCCGAGGGTGACGAACTGCCCCCGCACAGCCGCCTGGTGGACTGTCCGTTCGTCGAGGGCGCCGTCGCCGCGGTCGTCACGGCGGCCACGGGAGCCGACCTGGACGCGGTGGCGGCGGCGGCCGCCGAGGCGTACAGCTACCGCAAGGTCTGA
- a CDS encoding glycoside hydrolase family 75 protein, which translates to MRAQSLVLAAASAALLAPATSSTAHPPKEPRTRNERPAQVPVRAADLLAKVRQCDPVSRGRYRTDADRPATVPVCGTRDAVFWTADMDIDCDGRPGRRCNGRADPHFSAGTAFQASDGRHLNAEHLPFVVVPGPSRVWDYREHGVRGGSVVAVVHRGRVRYAVVGDTGPREVIGEASYAAAQALDIPPDPHGGGTDGRVTYVVFKGSQVSPIESHAAAVTLGERLARRFVEGR; encoded by the coding sequence GTGCGTGCCCAGTCCCTCGTGCTGGCCGCGGCAAGTGCCGCCCTGCTCGCCCCGGCGACATCCTCGACCGCCCACCCGCCCAAGGAGCCCCGCACGCGGAACGAAAGACCCGCCCAGGTCCCCGTCCGCGCGGCCGACCTGCTGGCGAAGGTACGGCAGTGCGACCCCGTCTCCCGGGGCCGTTACCGCACCGACGCGGACAGACCCGCGACCGTTCCCGTCTGCGGCACCCGGGACGCCGTCTTCTGGACGGCCGACATGGACATCGACTGCGACGGCCGCCCCGGGCGCCGCTGCAACGGCCGCGCCGACCCGCACTTCTCCGCCGGTACGGCCTTCCAGGCCTCCGACGGCCGCCACCTGAACGCCGAACACCTGCCCTTCGTCGTGGTGCCCGGCCCGAGCCGCGTCTGGGACTACCGCGAGCACGGCGTGCGGGGCGGATCGGTGGTGGCCGTCGTCCACCGCGGCCGGGTGCGGTACGCGGTCGTCGGGGACACCGGGCCGCGCGAGGTCATCGGCGAGGCGTCGTACGCCGCCGCCCAGGCCCTCGACATCCCGCCCGACCCCCACGGCGGGGGAACGGACGGCCGTGTCACCTACGTCGTGTTCAAGGGCTCGCAGGTCTCACCCATCGAGAGCCACGCCGCCGCCGTGACGCTGGGGGAGCGGCTGGCGCGGCGGTTCGTCGAGGGACGCTGA
- a CDS encoding fibronectin type III domain-containing protein: protein MRRPSVPAALALGVLLLVPSCGWGGTADGDEGRLPAAPTGVTAAAGSATSVHVMWNAVSSDGLGGYEVYRDATRVREVPGSTHMVDVTRLRPSTTYVFTVRARDTEGRLGPPSRAVRARTPATVAADTSAPSRPGRARGRAAGSRAVQLSWAASTDDGGVASYDVHQGDTKIHSVRGTQTATVVTGLRPGTRYTFTVRARDTADNVSAPSAAVRVTTAPGPGDGRDTAPTGFRATTRRADGAYHIDLSWVPPQVDGVITEYQVQLDGRPATSLVFGGTAPRDRAEYSFYIGQEAGVSHRVRIRPRLPDGTWGGFSAERTVTTGGGS from the coding sequence GTGCGACGCCCTTCCGTCCCCGCCGCCCTGGCCCTCGGCGTGCTGCTGCTCGTCCCGTCCTGCGGCTGGGGAGGCACCGCCGACGGCGACGAGGGGCGGCTGCCCGCCGCGCCGACAGGGGTCACCGCGGCGGCGGGCAGCGCGACCAGCGTCCATGTCATGTGGAACGCGGTGTCCTCGGACGGCCTCGGCGGCTACGAGGTGTACCGCGACGCCACCCGGGTGAGGGAAGTCCCCGGTTCGACGCACATGGTGGACGTCACCCGGCTCAGGCCGTCGACGACCTACGTCTTCACCGTCCGGGCCCGCGACACCGAGGGGCGGCTCGGACCGCCGAGCCGCGCGGTGCGGGCCAGGACGCCCGCCACCGTCGCGGCCGACACCTCCGCCCCCTCGCGGCCGGGCCGGGCGCGAGGGCGAGCCGCCGGGAGCCGGGCGGTGCAGTTGTCGTGGGCCGCGTCGACGGACGACGGGGGCGTGGCGTCGTACGACGTCCACCAGGGCGACACGAAGATCCACAGCGTGCGCGGCACGCAGACCGCGACCGTGGTGACGGGGCTGCGGCCCGGCACCCGCTACACCTTCACCGTCCGGGCGCGCGACACGGCGGACAACGTCTCCGCCCCCAGTGCCGCCGTCCGGGTCACCACCGCGCCGGGCCCGGGGGACGGGCGGGACACCGCGCCGACCGGCTTCCGCGCGACGACCCGGCGCGCCGACGGGGCGTACCACATCGACCTGTCCTGGGTGCCGCCCCAGGTGGACGGGGTGATCACCGAGTACCAGGTCCAGCTCGACGGCCGTCCGGCCACCTCTTTGGTCTTCGGCGGGACCGCGCCCCGGGACAGGGCGGAGTACAGCTTCTACATCGGGCAGGAGGCCGGGGTGAGCCATCGGGTGCGGATCCGCCCCAGGCTGCCGGACGGCACCTGGGGCGGGTTCTCGGCGGAGCGGACGGTCACGACCGGCGGAGGGTCCTGA